A region of Cyanobacteria bacterium GSL.Bin1 DNA encodes the following proteins:
- a CDS encoding threonine--tRNA ligase — MSSVESPVAPEESQPIKLPKTSESEKLKRIRHTASHVMAMAVQRLFPDAQVTIGPWTENGFYYDFDKPEPFTEQDLKAIKKEMVKIIKQKLPVIREEVSREEAQRRIEELQEPYKLEILSDIQDGPISIYHLGEQWWDLCAGPHVETTGDLNPKAIDIESVAGAYWRGDENNPQLQRIYGTAWETPEQLAEYKRRKEEALRRDHRRLGKELGLFLFSDVVGPGLPLWTPKGTMLRTLLEDFLKQEQLKRGYSPVVTPHIARVDLFKTSGHWQNYHEDMFPLMAEDEKAAAEEQGFVLKPMNCPFHIQIYKNELHSYRDLPIRLAEFGTVYRYEQSGELGGLTRVRGFTVDDSHLFVTPEQLDDEFLSVVDLILSVFKSLQLTNFKARLSFRDPNLDKYIGSDEAWNKAENAIRRAVEKLGMDYFEGVGEAAFYGPKLDFIFQDVLEREWQLGTVQVDYNLPERFDLTYMAEDGTRKRPVMIHRAPFGSVERLIGILIEQYAGDFPLWLAPEQVRLLPVSQEQYEFVQQVATQMQQAGIRAQADLSGERLGKLIRNAEKQKVPVMAVVGAKEVEGNSLSVRTRASGELGSMAVGQAIGKLESAIASYENF, encoded by the coding sequence ATGTCTAGTGTAGAATCGCCCGTAGCACCGGAAGAATCTCAACCGATCAAACTGCCAAAAACCAGCGAGTCTGAAAAACTGAAACGGATTCGCCACACCGCTTCTCATGTTATGGCAATGGCAGTGCAACGGTTGTTTCCTGACGCACAAGTGACGATTGGTCCTTGGACAGAAAATGGATTCTACTATGATTTTGATAAACCCGAACCTTTCACCGAACAAGACTTAAAAGCCATCAAAAAAGAGATGGTGAAAATTATTAAACAAAAATTGCCGGTGATTCGGGAAGAAGTGAGTCGGGAAGAAGCCCAAAGACGGATTGAAGAACTCCAAGAACCCTACAAACTGGAAATTCTTAGTGACATCCAAGACGGTCCCATCAGTATTTATCATTTAGGGGAACAATGGTGGGATTTGTGCGCTGGTCCCCACGTGGAAACCACTGGCGATCTCAACCCGAAAGCAATTGATATCGAAAGCGTGGCGGGGGCGTATTGGCGCGGTGATGAAAATAATCCACAGCTACAACGGATTTATGGCACCGCTTGGGAAACTCCAGAACAGCTAGCAGAATATAAACGACGGAAGGAAGAAGCCCTGAGACGGGATCATCGTCGTCTGGGCAAAGAACTGGGACTCTTTTTATTTAGCGATGTGGTGGGTCCGGGGTTACCCTTATGGACGCCCAAGGGAACCATGTTACGGACGCTGTTAGAGGACTTTCTCAAACAGGAACAACTCAAACGGGGTTATTCTCCTGTTGTTACCCCTCATATTGCTAGAGTTGATTTATTCAAAACTTCCGGACACTGGCAAAATTACCATGAAGATATGTTCCCGTTAATGGCAGAAGATGAAAAAGCCGCTGCCGAGGAACAAGGGTTTGTTCTCAAGCCCATGAATTGTCCGTTTCACATCCAAATTTATAAGAACGAACTCCATTCCTATCGCGATCTCCCCATCCGCTTGGCTGAGTTTGGAACGGTTTATCGTTATGAACAATCGGGAGAATTGGGGGGATTAACCCGAGTGCGCGGCTTTACCGTTGATGACTCTCACCTATTTGTCACCCCAGAACAACTCGATGATGAGTTTCTCAGTGTGGTGGATTTAATTCTTTCGGTTTTCAAGAGTCTGCAATTGACGAATTTTAAAGCTCGCTTGAGCTTCCGCGACCCCAATTTGGATAAATATATTGGATCGGATGAAGCCTGGAATAAAGCCGAAAATGCGATTCGCCGCGCTGTGGAAAAATTGGGCATGGACTATTTTGAAGGAGTTGGTGAAGCAGCCTTTTATGGTCCGAAGCTCGATTTTATTTTCCAAGATGTTCTCGAACGAGAGTGGCAATTGGGAACCGTGCAAGTGGATTATAATCTGCCCGAACGCTTTGATTTAACTTACATGGCGGAAGATGGAACCAGAAAACGCCCTGTGATGATTCACCGCGCGCCCTTTGGTTCGGTGGAACGTTTAATCGGTATTTTAATCGAGCAGTATGCTGGTGATTTCCCCTTGTGGTTAGCCCCGGAACAAGTTCGCTTATTACCGGTTAGCCAGGAACAATACGAGTTTGTCCAACAAGTGGCAACGCAAATGCAGCAAGCGGGGATTCGCGCCCAAGCTGACTTGAGTGGAGAACGCTTAGGCAAATTAATTCGCAATGCCGAGAAGCAAAAAGTCCCTGTGATGGCAGTGGTAGGGGCAAAAGAAGTGGAAGGCAATAGCTTGAGTGTTCGCACGCGGGCTTCGGGTGAGTTAGGGAGTATGGCGGTAGGACAAGCGATCGGAAAACTAGAAAGCGCGATCGCGTCCTATGAAAATTTCTAA